A segment of the Oncorhynchus clarkii lewisi isolate Uvic-CL-2024 unplaced genomic scaffold, UVic_Ocla_1.0 unplaced_contig_1912_pilon_pilon, whole genome shotgun sequence genome:
TTGCACCTCAAGTGccctctgtttttttgttgtcaaataatacctttgtttttaaatgtacaaGTTAATTATTAAAAGCATTAAATTGGGATGTTTTCCACTTATTTACATAACCTACTCCACACTTGCAAAGTGAAAGTTTATAGAAATGTTCTGAAATGAAGTAGTAAACAGAAGAAAAGCAGAATTGAGTCCAATTATAATTTAATAATTTAATGGTCTATGGTTCAACCCATTTCTGAAGGTCTGATGAATAATTAATAttgttcctcctcttccttgtGGCAGGCGCAGCAGCACACTGCCCTCCAAAGCCTGCAAAATAATCACCGGACTGCCCCTTTCCTAGCTCTGCATGGAACATCCAGTGTCACATCCTTGGTGACGTGTGGGGTGACATCCGGGATGACCACAGCAACATCCTCTGGAAAGGGAAAAAAGAGGatcaggatgtaaacaaatgcaaACCGTAGCTTCTTAACACTGGCCAGTTGAAAGGTTCTGCTAAGATGTCATGACAAACGGCACCTGTCAGAGTGCTCTCTAAGTGTTACTCACCTGCTTGGATGTCAGCGGACAGAGTGGCGGAGACGGCCATCGTGAGAGTCCTTTCTTCAGGTGTGACGTCCACAACCTCCAAGAGGGAAGAGATGGGCTCTGCCTCTGTATTAGGGGTTATGTCCACAATTGGGATGGGAATTCATTCAGGTGGGAAGAAGCCAGGTTTGCCTCTGTATTAGAGGCGATGTCCACAACATTCAGGTGGGAAGAAGCCGGATCTGCCTCTGTGTTAGAGGTGATGTCCACAACATTCAGATGGGAAGAAGCCGGGTCTGCCTCTGTGTTACTGGTGATGTCCACAACCTCCAGGTGGGAAGAAGCCTGATCTGCCTCTGTGTTACTGGTGATGTCCACAACCTCCAGGTGGGAAGATGCCGGGTCTgcctctgtgttagtggtgatgtcCTCAACCTCCAGGTGGGAAGATGCCGGGTCTGCCTCTGTCTTACGGGTGATGTCCAAAACCTCCAGGTGGAAAGAAGCCTGATCTGCCTCTGTGTTAGGGGTGATGTCTACAACCTCGAGGTGGGAAGAAGCCGGGTCTGTGTTATGGGTGACAACAACATTCCTGATGAGCTCTACTACTACAAGGAACCAAGTGGTCATCAGAACATGCATCTGTCAGAGTGCTCTCTATCAGTGCTACTCACCTGCTTGGATGTCAGCTGGTAGTGTGGTTGAAACGGCCACCCCGAGGACAGGGGGGACTGGTAGGGTGGCTGCAGGGGGCTGGAAGCAGCTCTGCACCTCGTCCGCCACAAAGGCACAGACAGAGCTCATATAAAAAGGGCTCTGGAGGTCATCCGTGGAGAAAGACTGACTGATTCTCCCGAGGATCGACCGCACAGAGTCAAAAGCAGCAGCCCGGGAGAAAGGGATGTGAAGGGAAGGGTCCTTTAACATGCAGGAGAGCTTCTCCACTACGGCCGCCACCATGCCCACGGCCATCCCACCTATTAGGATTGTGTGCTCTGAATGGTCTTCCTGAAGCCACAGGGCCAGGAGGAGCCTgggcaccacctccaccaccacctgagATGGGCTGAGCAGGTTGCTACTGGGCTCATTGGACTGCTCGCCCAGAATGCTCCTCACAGCTCTCTCCACGATGCTGTGGACCTTAGGATCGCTGAAATCAACAAAAAGGAGAAGACAATGCTAAACGATGTGCAATGTGCTCACAGAGAACACTGTCTTAGTCTGTTTCTGCGTAGTTCCAGATGTGTAGATAAATGGATCAAGTCATATGCAGGGCAGTACATGGAACTCACATGTCAGCTGGCGAGTTGGGGTGCATGGAGCGGCGGAGCTTGCAGAAAGCCTCGTGCTCTATGTCCATCATTTTTAGGCAAGTGTTTACTTCCCAGGCCTGCAGTATGAAACAGGAAGTCCCATTAGTGTAATTTCACAACAGGTCTATTCTGCTGTGCTAACTTGTTGTTGAAAGGCTAGTAAAGAGCTCACTAACTTGTAGTGTCTCTAACTCTCATTCTCTTACCAGCCGAGCGAGGTCGTTTCCCTCCTCCAGGGTTTCCTTCCACACCCTTCAAATAAAACACTTAAACTTTCCTGGCTTCTGATTTTTCTGTTGTTTATTTTATCCACACCTCCTGGAGtgctgctggtggcagggaatggCAGTGAAGGTGAGTGCTGACATGGTACTCACCTCTCCCTAAGGGATTTTTTGCCCTGAGACACCAGCCAGTTGCTCATGTGCTCCGTGGTGACATGGGGAGGGACCTGGCCTTGACTCTGGAGCAGCATAGGAAATACATAGGAAATTGTTTATTTACCTGGTAGCAGCCAAGCGTCACGTCCACAGACGTCTCATGGCGGAGGTGAGACGCATAGTGGGTCACCCTGCCAGCCAcacgctgacagagagagaatacatattAAGGCCAAATGGAATAAGTGAAGAAAAATCTAATACTATTTCAGTAGTATTTACGTCTTACCTGGATCCAAGTGATGGACTGCACTTTGGTGGCACAGTAGGGCATGCCCTCTAGACTAAGCCAGGCTGTCTCCTTGGAGATGGCCCACACCAGTTGAGTCTCCAGGCCTCTCACCCTACTCACGTGGTGCATCCTCACCACCACCTGCTGTTGAGATAAACAACAAGACAACATCAACAAAACCACTCCAGCAATTGCTGTGACACATATCCACCAAGATCAAATGACTGACAATGTAGATTAGGATTAGCTAGTTTCAATGACACATACCTGGGATCCCCCACGCATGTAGGTGATGATGGGGCTGATGAACTGGAAAGTTCTCCAAGCTTTAACCACCGGACCGGCATTGTTCtgcacattacaatacattcatgttGGAAACAGTAAACATTGTAAGcgtgatgtgactgtgtgtgtgtgtgggtggggggggggggggggtctcttacCCTGATCACAACAGGCCCACAGTACAGGGGGCTGAACCTAATCGGAATCAACTGCCAATTGCCAGTGGCCTCCTAAAGCAGAAAGCAGACAAGAGATGTGTTTCATGTTAAAGAGACACAACTTGAATATCTGGGATATTTTTCAAACATAAAACCCCAAACTTTCAGAAAAGTGTACCTCAAGGATAGTCTGCACATCTGGCACATCCTCAAGGATGATAGCAGCATTCTGGACATCAAGGAGGACTGGCAGTTGTGGAACATCTGGCACATCATCCAATGGCACATCCAACTGGACCTCATCCAGGACAGTTGTTTCTAAAATGAGGAACATTGGAATATAAAATAAACTATTGTTAGGACATAGAACGTAGCAAGATTGCTaatactagctagctaggtagcaaaAGTTGATTGCTTAGCAACATTTACTAGagtcaatgttagctagcaagctagctagctacatcatcTCTAGCACTAGCATTTTTGCCAAGTCTGAATGATAGAAATACACAACATTTCGCAAATTATAATGACATTGTTAAATGTAGTAAAAGAAGAGTTGTAAATTCCACATACCCTCTTCGAAGTCGCTGTCGCTGTCCACCTGTTGACGATCACAAACCCTGCAAAACAGAAAAAGACAAGAAAAACAAGCCACAAATGAATTTGAACAACCTGTCGACGCAGTAGGCCGCCGATGTCCACGCACTCTCTACGCCAGTCTTGAAAAGCACCCAGGCATTTTCCAGTCGATTGTTCTCAGGTCTCGAAAATCAAACAAGTTTGTTGTCAATCAGCAAACTGAAGTTGTTGTTTTCGCACAGAAAACGTTCCATAGAACGTCGGATAGATGTCTCTTGGCAACACACGTTCGAAAATGATTGTTTACAAAATTGAAAATTGTGTTGCCATAGAAATGAGTTTGGAATTCTATGATTCCGTTAAAATGGCTTGTCATCATTCTAGTGACGTTGACGCGCTCCTTCGCagctcagttgatagagcatgACGTGTTGCAAACATTGCTAAGAAGATGGATAATGATTTCAGGGATTTTTGTGATGATGAGTTATCTGAAATTGGGATAAAAGACTGTATTAAAAGCCTTAAGGACTATAGGTCCCCTGGAAATGGAGGTTTAATAAGCGAGTTTTATAAggattcaatgataaattgatTCCTTTCATTCTGGCTATGTTTCACAAATCAATTGGAAATGGGGAGTTACCGGCTTTCTTAAAGCAAGGTGTAATTACTTTGATTCCCAAACTTAATAAGGATACTCTTTATATAGACATCTGGAGACCCATTAGCCTGTTGAATaatgattggaaattatttgctGAGAGGTTGAAACAAGGCTTGCATCATATAATTGATGAAGAATCTGGTTTTATGCATGGTCGACACATTAGTAATAACATCAGGTTGATCTTAGATCCTAGATATGATTGACTATAATGACCTCATCCTTGATAGTTTTCTTATGTTTGTTGATTTTTTAAAAGCTTTTGACACTGTAGAACATGAGTTTATGTTCAAAACAATACATGACTTTATATAGTGGTTGTACTAGCTCTGTAAAATTAGCTCACAGGACATCCCAAAGATTTGATATTGGCCGTGGCATTAGGCAGGGCTGCCCAATTAGTCCATTTAGTATTTTATTGGTTACTCAGATTATGGCTCTTCATATCAAGAAAGGGAATTTTCAAGGTGTTTCAGCAATTGGCATGGAATTTAAACTATGTCAACTGGCTGATGATACCACCATATTTTAAAGAGACAGGAATGAGGTTTCTAAAGCAGTTTCTTGTATTGAAGACTTTACCTTAGTTTCAGGTTTGAAAATTAATATCAATAAGTCAGTCTTATTTCCACTAAAGGATTGTGTTTTACAGGAATTATATGGTATCCCACTTAAAGATAAGGTTACTTATATTGAAATTGTTATATGCGAGGATGAAAAACAAAGGAGTGAATTGAACTTTAACTCAATTGAGAAAACAAAGAAGAAATTGAACCTCTGGTTGATGAGAGATATTTCGTTATATGGTCGGGTTTTATTATCCAAAGCTGAAGGGTTATCCAGATCGGTTTAAGTCTCATTATCACTTGACTTACCCCCTAAAATTGTAAAGGCCTTAGATAagattctttacatttttttgggAGGAACAAGCCTCACTATCTACGAAAATATATTCTCACTAAAACCCGAGAACAAGGAGGTCTTGAGGTTTTAGatttctgtcacgacttccgccgaagtcggtccctctccttatTCTGGCGGTGTTCGGCAGTcaacgtcaccgaccttctagccatcactgatccgtTGGTTTTGTCTACCTTCACACCTGGgaccaatcccatcaattacatgttgtgtatttaaccctctgtttcccctcatgtccttgtcggagattatttgattgtatgtttgtgctAGTTATGTGTTGGTGCGTGAGGGGTTTTGtactcattttttttattttggttttggagttttttgtgagcacttattaaacgactctgtttataccaagttcgttctcctgcgcctgacttccctgccaccaacatgcACCCATTACAATTTCAATACTCTAAATAATACTTTTCAAATACATTGGATTCTGAAGTATGTTAAGAAGCATAACAGTATTTGGAATTTCTTCCCTAAGTATTTATTtgactctgttggtggtttaAAATTTTTGCTTCAGTGTAATTTTGATATTGATAAAATCTCAGTAAAGTGGGCCAAATTCCATAAGCAGGCAATTTTAGCTTGGATGTTAGCGTATATACACAATTTTTCCCCTCACAGATACTTTTTATGGAACAACAAAGATAAACGATTTAAAAATAAGTCTATTTTTTCGTAACTAGTTTGAGAATAAATTATTTTGGTTGGTTTGTTATGGATTGTTATCAAAGTCAGGTTCATAAGGTATTAATAACCTACaaaggcttcaggttgaatttaggggtgcaggcaatgtattcctacagggagagaagtcaatgcacaCTGTTTGATgtcacacggtcaaggttaggcttgcacagatcgggaggacctcaggaatgtacctgaggtcgaattgtgcttctcaccctaacgattctctcactgtcacccaaaagcaaattaaatttagggccaggcttcattttgggcctacttttttcacggtcgctgcgactagaccgagcgagctacggtcaagttGGGCATCTCCTTGTACTCGGCACAGCCtagagattatggtaatgccattgaaggctctgtgtgtctttaagcaccgcactttgtcactccatcctttctgtgtgtgtgtgtgtgtgtgtgagagagcttttctttgacatctgttgggaaaaatgactgatttacagttcatgagggttgcctaatcacacatatgaagttttgaaaagatctgacctttttaacccttcgaaacagacacTTTGACCCCAATTAAAGGTTATGGTTGGCACAGGATGCTtaaagtaaacacatatcctcattagggtatgcttttacagaatcctgagtttaaagtctttacgttaagaactgaaggatttacacagggttgaatgcacaaTTTCTCACAAACTGCATGTTGGGTATGGCAAAACCCTTTTAGGGTGatttttaaccacttccggttgctccaggaagcttagaatcgacacaggttgACCTCATTGTGGCTTGATGGATTGTCaacgaagacaggttcataaggcattattaacccacataggcttcaggttgaatttaggggagcaggcaatgtaaTCCTATGGAGAGAGATGTCATTGCTATTTGTAAGATTAAAAAACCCTgtttttactcttaagggttaatgccacaggGTTAAGGATATGCTTGCACAGATTGGGAGGACcataggaacattcctgtggttgaATTGTCCTTCTAAACCTAACGGTTCCGCCGCTGTCCCCCAAAAGCCCCTgaaatttagggccaggcttaATTTTGAGCCTGCTTTTTTCAAGGTTGCTTtactcagagcgagctacggtcaagcggggcgtctcgttgaactcggcacggtctggagactatggtgatgacattttttgtgttgatttcagagtgtcattttggtgatggtccctcactgtttaaacatattgcaaatgtacaaaagtcaactagcaagtcagtgtccatcagtcaattagatgtcattctgacaccaaactgataccatctgacaccaaacccactttttcc
Coding sequences within it:
- the LOC139398506 gene encoding uncharacterized protein; protein product: MMDIEHEAFCKLRRSMHPNSPADIDPKVHSIVERAVRSILGEQSNEPSSNLLSPSQVVVEVVPRLLLALWLQEDHSEHTILIGGMAVGMVAAVVEKLSCMLKDPSLHIPFSRAAAFDSVRSILGRISQSFSTDDLQSPFYMSSVCAFVADEVQSCFQPPAATLPVPPVLGVAVSTTLPADIQADPASSHLEVVDITPNTEADQASFHLEVLDITRKTEADPASSHLEVEDITTNTEADPASSHLEVVDITSNTEADQASSHLERQIRLLPT